The window GGATATCCAGGGCCTCGGGTATCTTGAGCTTCCTCTTCTTGGTCTTCTTTGGAAAGAGACCAGAGAGCATATCCTTGATGTTTATGTCCATCTCCTCCATGCCCGCTGTTGAGAGGATCTCCACTACGGGCAGGGCCCTATCGGTTACTTCTACCTCCACCAGACGCTCGTCCAGCTTCCCCTCCTGCAGCAGCACCCTTAATCGTTCCCTGGTCTTTTGGGTGTGATCCACCTCTAACTGCTCTTCGGTGGTCTCGACGGCTCCAGGCAGGGAGAGCGCAGGCGAGGCATTCTTGGGGGAAGGGGGCAGAAGGAGATCCAGGACCCTCTCCTCGGCCATCTCCCGGGCCTTGTCCTGTATCCTCTCCTCCTCTTCCCTCCTCACCATGTTGACGGCCAGCTCCGTCAAATCCCTGATCATCGACTCCACGTCTCGTCCCACATACCCCACTTCTGTAAACTTGGAGGCCTCGATCTTTAAAAAGGGGGCCTGGGAGAGTTTGGCCAGACGGCGGGAGATCTCGGTCTTGCCTACCCCTGTGGGGCCCATCATGATGATGTTTTTCGGGGCGATCTCATCCCGCAGCTCCTTCGGGACCTGCTGACGCCGCCAGCGGTTTCGTAAGGCGATGGCCACGCACCTCTTCGCCTCATCTTGTCCGATGATGTACTTATCCAGTTCGGCCACGATCTCTTTGGGGGTTAAGGGCTGCTCCATCTTTGTCCCTTCTTCCTTTAAAGCTCTTCGATTGTTATCTGGTTGTTTGTGTAAATACATATCTTAGAGGTTATCCGCATCGCCTCTTGAGCGATGTCCCTGGCATCCAGATTTGAATGGAGGCAAAGGGCCCTGGCCGCTGCCTGGGCATAGGGACCACCAGAGCCTATGGCCACGATCCCGTCGTCAGGTTCCACCACATCCCCATTGCCGGAGATGATGAGGGAATGATCCCTATCAGCCACGATCAGCAGGGCCTCCAGCCTCCTGAGCAGCTTGTCGGTTCTCCAATCCTTGGCCAGCTCCACGGCCGCCCGCTGGATGTTTCCGCTGTACTGCTCCAGCTTTTCCTCGAAACGCTCAAAGAGCGTGAAGGCATCGGCCGTAGCCCCAGCGAAACCTGCCAGGACATTGTCGTTATAGAGTTTGCGCACCTTTCGAGACCGGTGTTTAATCACCGTGGTCTCCAACGTCACCTGTCCATCCCCGGCGATCACTACCTTTCCTTTGTGCCGCACGGATAGGATGGTGGTTCCCTTAAACATCCTTGACTCCTTTTCTGGCGCGTGGGTGGACGCGATCATATACCTCCATCAATTTCCCTGAGCTCACATGGGTATA of the Deltaproteobacteria bacterium genome contains:
- the hslV gene encoding ATP-dependent protease subunit HslV encodes the protein MFKGTTILSVRHKGKVVIAGDGQVTLETTVIKHRSRKVRKLYNDNVLAGFAGATADAFTLFERFEEKLEQYSGNIQRAAVELAKDWRTDKLLRRLEALLIVADRDHSLIISGNGDVVEPDDGIVAIGSGGPYAQAAARALCLHSNLDARDIAQEAMRITSKICIYTNNQITIEEL
- the hslU gene encoding ATP-dependent protease ATPase subunit HslU; this translates as MEQPLTPKEIVAELDKYIIGQDEAKRCVAIALRNRWRRQQVPKELRDEIAPKNIIMMGPTGVGKTEISRRLAKLSQAPFLKIEASKFTEVGYVGRDVESMIRDLTELAVNMVRREEEERIQDKAREMAEERVLDLLLPPSPKNASPALSLPGAVETTEEQLEVDHTQKTRERLRVLLQEGKLDERLVEVEVTDRALPVVEILSTAGMEEMDINIKDMLSGLFPKKTKKRKLKIPEALDILAEEEAQKLIDMDKVIKLAIQRVEQSGIIFLDELDKIASRETTYGPDVSREGVQRDILPIVEGTTVMTKYGMVQTDHILFIAAGAFYVAKPSDLIPELQGRFPIRVELDSLGKEEFIRILTEPQNALITQYVELMRTENVKLSFAKEAIEEIAQITALINERTENIGARRMYTIMEKLLDEVSFNAPELSSQEMVIDADYVKKKLEEFVQDEDLSRYIL